In Hamadaea flava, a genomic segment contains:
- a CDS encoding ribose-phosphate diphosphokinase, whose translation MGSIVAENRKNLMLFSGRAYPELAEEIGQALGVAPTPTAAYDFANGEIFVRYKESVRGSDAFVVQSITSPVNTWVMETLIMIDALKRGSAKRITVVLPFYPYARQDKKHRGREPISARLIADLLKTAGANRILTVDLHTAQIQGFFDGPVDHLFAMDTLAGYVEAKYGDRALTVVAPDSGRVRVGERWTDRLGGCPLAFIHKTRDPLKPNQVVANRVIGEVEGRTCIIVDDMIDTAGTICKAADILFDSGAGDVIVATTHAINSDPATERLKNSRIAEVIVTNTLPITPEKQFDKLTVLSIAPLLARAIREVFDDGSVTTLFGGLS comes from the coding sequence ATGGGCAGCATCGTCGCGGAGAACCGAAAGAATCTGATGCTCTTCTCGGGGCGGGCGTACCCCGAGCTCGCCGAGGAGATCGGGCAGGCCTTGGGTGTCGCACCGACCCCGACCGCCGCCTACGATTTCGCCAACGGTGAGATCTTCGTCCGGTACAAGGAGTCGGTCCGAGGATCGGACGCGTTCGTGGTCCAGTCGATCACGAGCCCGGTGAACACCTGGGTCATGGAGACCCTGATCATGATCGACGCCCTGAAGCGGGGCTCGGCCAAGCGGATCACCGTGGTGCTCCCCTTCTACCCGTACGCCCGCCAGGACAAGAAGCACCGCGGTCGGGAGCCGATCTCGGCCCGCCTCATCGCCGACCTGCTCAAGACGGCGGGTGCCAACCGGATCCTCACCGTGGATCTGCATACCGCGCAGATCCAGGGGTTCTTCGACGGCCCGGTGGACCACCTGTTCGCGATGGACACGCTCGCGGGCTACGTCGAGGCGAAGTACGGCGATCGCGCGCTCACCGTGGTCGCGCCCGACTCGGGCCGGGTCCGGGTCGGCGAGCGCTGGACCGACCGGCTGGGCGGTTGTCCGCTGGCCTTCATCCACAAGACCCGCGATCCGCTCAAGCCCAACCAGGTGGTGGCGAACCGGGTGATCGGTGAGGTTGAGGGACGAACCTGCATCATCGTCGACGACATGATCGACACGGCCGGCACCATCTGCAAGGCCGCCGACATCCTGTTCGACTCCGGTGCCGGCGACGTGATCGTCGCGACGACGCACGCGATCAACTCGGACCCGGCGACCGAGCGCCTCAAGAACAGCCGCATCGCCGAGGTGATCGTGACCAACACGCTCCCGATCACGCCGGAGAAGCAGTTCGACAAGCTCACCGTGCTCTCGATCGCCCCGCTGTTGGCCCGTGCCATCCGCGAGGTATTCGACGACGGCTCGGTGACGACCCTCTTCGGTGGACTCAGCTAA
- the glmU gene encoding bifunctional UDP-N-acetylglucosamine diphosphorylase/glucosamine-1-phosphate N-acetyltransferase GlmU codes for MARTVIILAAGEGKRMKSQLPKVLHPLLGRSLVGHVLAAAEPLSAERTAVVVGHKAEQVTEHLAEIAPQARPVLQAEQLGTGHAVRVALDALEDVTGTVLVVNADVPLLRTATLTALIERHEEDAAAATVLTAVMAEPGNLGRIVRDAEGGLAAIVEARDADAEQLAIREINAGVYAFEADALRDALGKLTTHNAQGEEYLTDVFGLLLAAGRRLAVHTAPAVEETLGCNDRAELARLGALLRDRINDGHMRAGVTIVDPASTWIEPAVTIEPDAVIEPNTQLKGATSVAAGAVVGPEVTLVDTVVGERAEVVKAHAVLAEIGPQAKVGPYAYLRPGTTLGVKSKVGTFVEVKNSSLGEGTKVPHLSYVGDATVGDFTNIGAANVVANYNWRSKSRTIIGSHVNTGSDSVLVAPVTLGDGSSTAAGSVVDADVPPGALAVARERQVNKEGWIFKRRPDSAAAQAAQAALDAAGTADEDPADQR; via the coding sequence GTGGCGCGTACTGTGATCATCCTCGCGGCCGGCGAGGGCAAGCGGATGAAGTCCCAGCTGCCCAAGGTCCTCCATCCGCTGTTGGGTCGCAGTCTCGTCGGGCACGTCCTGGCCGCCGCCGAACCGCTGAGCGCCGAGCGTACGGCGGTCGTCGTGGGGCACAAGGCCGAGCAGGTAACCGAGCATCTGGCCGAGATCGCGCCGCAGGCGCGGCCGGTCCTGCAGGCCGAGCAGCTGGGGACCGGGCACGCGGTGCGGGTGGCGCTCGACGCGCTCGAAGACGTCACCGGCACGGTCCTCGTCGTCAACGCCGACGTCCCGCTGCTGCGGACGGCGACGCTCACCGCCCTGATCGAGCGGCACGAGGAGGACGCCGCCGCGGCGACCGTGCTGACCGCGGTGATGGCCGAGCCGGGCAACCTGGGCCGGATCGTGCGGGACGCCGAGGGCGGGCTGGCCGCGATCGTGGAGGCCCGCGACGCCGACGCCGAGCAGCTGGCCATCCGGGAGATCAACGCCGGGGTGTACGCCTTCGAGGCCGACGCCCTGCGCGACGCGCTCGGCAAGCTGACCACGCACAACGCCCAGGGCGAGGAATATCTGACCGACGTGTTCGGGCTGCTGCTCGCGGCCGGTCGCCGGCTCGCGGTGCACACCGCTCCCGCGGTGGAGGAGACGCTGGGCTGCAACGACCGGGCCGAGCTGGCCCGGCTGGGCGCCCTGCTCCGAGACCGGATCAACGACGGCCACATGCGGGCCGGCGTGACGATCGTGGACCCGGCCTCGACCTGGATCGAGCCCGCGGTCACCATCGAGCCGGACGCGGTGATCGAGCCCAACACGCAGCTCAAGGGAGCGACCTCGGTGGCGGCCGGAGCGGTCGTCGGTCCCGAGGTGACGCTGGTCGACACCGTCGTCGGCGAGCGGGCGGAGGTCGTGAAGGCGCACGCCGTGCTGGCCGAGATCGGCCCGCAGGCCAAGGTGGGGCCCTACGCGTACCTGCGGCCGGGGACGACCCTCGGCGTGAAGTCCAAGGTCGGCACGTTCGTCGAGGTGAAGAACTCGTCCCTGGGCGAGGGGACGAAGGTCCCGCACCTGTCCTACGTGGGCGACGCGACCGTCGGCGACTTCACCAACATCGGCGCGGCGAACGTCGTGGCCAACTACAACTGGCGGTCGAAGAGCCGGACGATCATCGGCTCCCACGTGAACACCGGTTCCGACTCGGTGCTGGTGGCCCCGGTGACGCTCGGGGACGGCTCGTCCACCGCGGCCGGCTCGGTCGTCGACGCCGACGTCCCGCCGGGTGCGCTGGCCGTGGCGCGGGAGCGGCAGGTCAACAAGGAGGGCTGGATCTTCAAGCGCCGGCCCGACAGCGCCGCCGCGCAGGCGGCGCAAGCCGCGCTCGACGCGGCGGGGACGGCCGACGAGGACCCCGCTGACCAGCGGTGA
- a CDS encoding 50S ribosomal protein L25/general stress protein Ctc: protein MSEVKISAEPRTEFGKGGARRTRRAGKVPAVVYGHGEAPKHIALPAREFAAAIRHGGMTTVFELHAEDGTKTLALPKAIQRDPIRDTFEHVDLVIVKRGEKVTVDVPVQLVGTAAAGTLVVTEHDRVSIVAEALHLPDSLEASIDGLDAGAHVTAGDIKLPRGVELATDAETTIAVVSVAPTAEQLEGETAEAAVEAEEGEAAEAEAPAES, encoded by the coding sequence GTGTCTGAGGTAAAGATCAGCGCCGAGCCGCGTACGGAGTTCGGCAAGGGCGGCGCGCGTCGCACCCGCCGCGCCGGTAAGGTGCCCGCAGTCGTTTACGGGCATGGCGAGGCGCCCAAGCACATCGCCCTGCCCGCCCGGGAGTTCGCCGCGGCGATCCGCCACGGCGGCATGACCACCGTCTTCGAGCTGCACGCGGAGGACGGCACGAAGACCCTCGCGCTGCCCAAGGCGATTCAGCGTGACCCGATTCGGGACACCTTCGAGCACGTCGACCTCGTCATCGTCAAGCGCGGCGAGAAGGTCACCGTGGACGTTCCGGTGCAGCTGGTCGGCACCGCGGCGGCCGGCACCCTGGTGGTGACCGAGCACGACCGCGTTTCGATCGTCGCCGAGGCGCTGCACCTGCCCGATTCGCTGGAGGCCTCGATCGACGGCCTCGACGCCGGTGCGCACGTCACCGCCGGCGACATCAAGCTGCCGCGGGGCGTCGAGCTCGCGACCGACGCGGAGACCACCATCGCCGTCGTCAGCGTCGCGCCGACCGCCGAGCAGCTCGAGGGCGAGACCGCCGAGGCTGCCGTGGAGGCCGAGGAGGGCGAGGCCGCCGAGGCCGAGGCTCCCGCCGAGAGCTGA